TGTTAGAAGAAATGAGCAAAGGAATGCTTCCAGGGCTTTAAAAATATCTGAACTTGAGTTTCTTCATTTTCCAGATTTAAAGCTGGCAGAAAGTGAACTGCTAACACCTGTCATAGAAAGGATTATTGCCAAAATTGAACCGGATGTGGTATTTACCTTTGATTATAGGTATCCAATTCGGGCAATAAGGCATCCAGATCATATTGCTGTGGGAAAGGTTGTTACTGAGGCTGCTAAAGGTATAAAAGGCAAACTGCCTGAAATAGTTTATTATGCTTCACGGAGACCTAACAGTATCATTGATATTTCTGACGCTATTGAGAAAAAAGTTAGAGCTGTAAGGTGTCATAAAAGTCAACTTAGATTTAGTCATAGGGTATATGACCTTTTAATAAAACTGTTTGCAAGATATTCTGCCAAAAAAACTGTTTTAAAACATGCTGAAACATTTCGAATAGAGTAAAAATATTAATAGGTTCTGGATAAATAACAGGGCCTTTTTTTATTTCAATTTTTCTAAATCATTCAGGATAGATAGGATATTATGAACCCTTATAACTGCCATAAGAAATATGTACAAGGGGAATTTGGAATATGGATGAAATATATATTTATTAAATTTAAGCAATTAGGAGGTTAGGCCTTTGAGTCAAGATTCCAAATTAAAAAGAAGCGGTATTTCTGAACTATGGAGGAAAGAGGACTGGTGGGCAGTATGGTTAGGAGTTGTTATAATGGCTGGTGCACTGGTTAGTATTCTGACCGAACCTGCACTTCCAAAAAGATGGGGACGTGAGGGTGTTGAATCAATCCTTGCTTCTGTTCCAGGGGATATTGTTTCAGGGATCCTTTTGACTGGAGTAATATGTTTAGCAGTGTTTTCCTTATCAATCTGGTTTACTAAAAGAGAGATCTTTGGCAAGTTTGTGGCAGCTTTTCCAGTAATATTTATTTTAGCTATAGTTGCCTATATTTTAGGAAATTATGCTCCATGGAGACACTATGGGTTTAATGATGTGATCTGGGCACTTGTCATTGGCTTGCTTATCAGCAATACCATAAAGACCCCCATATTTTTAAGAGGGGCCATGCATACAGAGCTTTACATTAAGACAGGATTAGTGCTACTGGGTGCTTCAATCTTGTTTGACCGTATGCTGGCATTGGGACTCATGGGGCTGGGAGTTGCATGGGTGGTAACTCCAATAGTGGTAATCTTCATGTACTGGTTTTCCCAGAGGTTTTTAAAAATGCAGGAAAACAGGGGGTTGGCTATTACCATTGCAGCATCAACCTCAGTATGTGGCGTGTCGGCTGCAATAGCAGCCGGGGCAGCTTCCAAGGCTAGAAAAGAAGAAATATCCCTGGCCATTTCAGTTACATTGATATTTACTGTATTGATGATGATAGGAATGCCAGCCCTGGTTAGATTATTGAATATTGATCCCATTGTTGGCGGTGCTTGGCTAGGCGGGACCATAGACTCTACAGGCGCAGTAGTTGCAGCCGGGGCCATGCTGGGGGATAATGCCATGGAAGTTGCTTCAGTAATTAAGATGGTGCAAAACATTATGGTGGGCATTATTGCCTTTGGAATTGCAATATTTTGGGTTGTAGTCTATGAGAAAAGATCACTAGGTGAAACAAGTGTGGGTCCAAAGGAAATCTGGATTCGCATGCCCAAGTTTATTCTAGGTTTTATCGGTGCATCCATTGTTTTTTCTTTGTTTATTCCAGAGGCTCTAGTGGAAACATCACTAGAAGCAATTGATGGGTATAGAGGCTTCTTCTTTACTTTAGCTTTTGTCAGTATTGGCCTGGAATCTAACTTTGGTGAAATGGCTAAAATGGTAAAGGGTGGAAAACCCTTAACCTTATACCTTATTGGCCAGTCATTCAATGTTATTTTAACTCTAATTGCTGCATATATTTTCTTTAGTGGTTATTTCTTTAAACTTCCCTTTTAATTATTGGTTGGACTTCAATGAGGTGATGGAGATGAACATATGAATAATCACAATCAAGAAGATAATCATGAGCTGCCTACATGGATAAAAATAATAAACTTAATGTTATTTATAGTTATACTAGGGGGAGCCTTGTTTATCATTTCTACTGACAAGGGTAAGTTTACCGGGCAAACCAGTGGAGCTGGTGACATCTGGTGGGCTGATATTCCAGCCATTGATGAAGCATATAAAGAATTGAAAAAACGTACAAATACTGAATAAAAAAGATGAGAGGCTCTGGTAGATTATACCAGGCTTCTTGTTTTTTTCGTAAGGCTTCCGCTGCTTCAAAAAAGATTTAGCAAAAATCAAGTTTCTTTTTATATTCATCTATAAATATTTTTAATAGATTATATAATTTAAACTGTGTTATTATTTAAATAATCTACCCAGGCTATGGAGGTCTTTCAGTGATTAAAAAAAATGATTTCCTAGTTCGTTTAACCGCTCAAGAGAAAGAAATATATAAAGACATAGCATTTAAGTTGAATTTCCAGAAAAATAATATTATTTTTGCTAATGGTGACCAGCCTGACTATGTATATTTAATTGAAAGTGGGTTGGTAAAAATCTATCGATTAAACAGCGATGGTGACGCTATTACAGTGGCAATTAGACATTCTGGTGAATTATTTGGCCTGGCAGAAGCCGTACTTGACGAACCGCGAAAATGCTTTGCCCAGGCTATTGATAACGCCTCTCTGTTGGCTGTAAAAAATAATGATTGGAAAACTATATTAAAAACAATGCCTGAGCTTTCACTTAAAGTCAACAGAATGCTGGCCCTTAGGTTAAGAAGAGCTGAAGAGATTATATACGACTTAATTACTTATAATGTATCCGGCCGCCTGGCCAGTCTATTATTACATTTACAAGACCAATGCGGATGCCAGACAATTGATGGTATAGTGCTAAATATCAAGCTTACTCACAGTGAAATAGCTGCAATTATAGGTTCCACAAGGCAAAGTGTTACCCAAATACTTAATGAGTTTAAGGATGAGGGAGTAATAAAGATTAATGACAAAAAAATAATCGTAACCAACAAAAATAAGCTGCAATCAAAAATATATTAACCCCTTTTGGGGTTTATTTTTTACACAAAATGTCATCCAGCTGACCTAGATAGTGTCATGTAAATGACTATGGTTTTGCAATTATAAAGACCATAATACTGCAAGATACCTGACCGCCCCATGCCTAATACTCCCCTATAATATTAACAAATGCAATAGGCACTATAAGGGGATATTATAGGAAGGGGGGCACGTGGCTGTAAAATAAATACTTGTCGGTAGGTCATTACAAATTTTAAAGGAGGAATATGGGTGAGTTCTGAGTCTAATACTTCGACAGTAACAGAAAATACTCTAGTTAACCAGGGTGTATTAAGCAGCTTGACACCTGAAGAAAAGAAAAAATGTATTAGTCTATTAATTGCTACTGCAATAATGCTTGGTTTCCATTATGGCCCTGCAATACCTGGTTTAGAACCTAATGGTCAGTCAATTTTAGGTATTTTTTTCTGGTTCATGATTGTTTTAATAACAAACAGCTTGCATGGCTTTGTTGTAGGTTTTGCATCCCCAGTACTAATAATAATGCTTACAGACTTAAAAATAGGAGAAGCTTTTAATGCCTTTACAGGTGATGCCTTTTTCCTGGCAATTGGAGCATTCACTTTTGCTGCCATTATGACGGCAACTCCACTGGGTAAAAGGATTACAGTATGGATAACCGATTTATTTAGATCAGTAAGGGTTCCCAGAATCTTTTTTGGCTTATCAGCAGCAGACTTTGCAATAAGTGGTTTCTTGCCCACAGTTGCTGAAACTGGCCTGATGCTTCCCCTGGCAAAGGGCTTTAGCTCTCTAACAAAGGATAAGGAACATCTTCCTGAGGTGCAAAGAATGAACAAGGGGTTATTTCTCTTGGTAGTTGGACTTATGCCCTTGTTTACAAGTCTATTAATCTTAACTGCCCACTTCCCAAATATATTATGGGCTGGCTATATGGGGGAAATTGGTTATACAATAACCTGGACAGACTGGCTGGTGCTTAACCTTCCCTTATGGGGTTTGATGCCTGTAGTATTTATATATGTAGTTTCATATTACAAATTGTGGAAGGTTGAGATACCAGGAGCAGCAGATGAAATGCCTAGACTTAAAAAGGAATTAGGTAAAATTACCTGGCCAGAAAAGTGGGCTTTAATATCCCTTGGTATATGTCTTTTTCTGTGGGTTACTGAAAAGTACCTTCATAATATTGGAACAGGTATGGTAGCCTTAATACTGTTGGTCTTGATTTTTCTGCCCTTTAGTAAAATTAAGTTCAAGGAAATCTCTCCTCATATCATGTGGGATGTATGGATTCTTCTTGGAGGAGCTATTTCCCTGGGAACAGCACTTTTTAGATCAGGAGCAGTTGATTGGATGGTACGCTTAATTCTTAACCCTGTAGAGCACATTATAATTGGCCTACCTGCAATTCTGATTTTAATAGTGGTGGTTTTCGTTATCCAGATCCCAAGGGCAGGAATTGTGAGTGCTGCAGCCATGGGTGCAATGTTCATACCGTTAACAATGAGCTTGGGACCTGAGCTTGGTTTTAATGTTTTACCTTTCTCTTTAATTGTTACTAACTGCTTAAGCTATGCATTTTTGCTGCCCATGTCAATTACAGCCTTCTTTATAGCATGGGGAGCATCGGGTATGTCCATGGGAGAAGTAATAAAATTTGGAGTGCCCTTAACAATAATTTGTAATGTTTATACAATAGTAACCATGGCAATTTGGCTGCCATTAATAGGATATCCATTAATGATGTAACAGTATAATGGCCAGTAGCCATTATAAATGAAAGGAGCGATATATATTGACAGCAACAGCAAAAGAAAAGTTTCCCAAAAGTTCTGAAGAGGTGTCTGTAAAAGTATTGGAAACAGATTTCCTCATAATTGGTGCAGGAAACGCTGGCTGCTTTGCAGCAATTGAAGCAAAAAGAATTAACCCAGATGTAAAAGTAACCTTATTGGAAAAGGCTCATATTGATAGAAGTGGGTGTTTGGCTGCTGGAATGGATGCAATTAACACCTATCTTAAAAAGGGCAAAACCATTGATGAATTTGTAAGATGGAGCAGGTCCCAGGCAGGGGGACTATTGCGAGAGGATCTTTTTATTAAAATAGCAGAGAACCTCAACCAGCCAATTGAAGAATGGGAGCAATGGGGACTGCCAATTAAAAAGGACGAAGAAACCGGTGAATATGCTCATAGAGGCAAATGGGATATAGTTATACAAGGGGAATCCATGAAGCCTATCCTGGCGGAAAAGGTTAAAGAATATGGTTGTGAGGTAATAAACAAGGTAATTGCCACAAACTATCTTATAAAAGATGGAAGGGTAGTCGGTGCCTTTGGATTTGGAATTAAAGATGGAGCAATGTATATAATTAAAGCCAAGGCTACGTGTGTGGCAACTGGTGGGGCAGCTGGGTTGTATAAAAACTACACCAGTGATGCAACAGACAGTCATCATCAAATGTGGTACTGCCCATTTAATAATGGAGCCGGCTATGCTATGGGCATCAGGGCAGGGGCTGAGATGACTACCTTTGAAATGAGATGGTGTGCAACCAGAACAAAGGATTTTAATGGTCCTATTGATACTATATCAGTAGGCTACGGAACTCCCATGATAAATGCCAAGGGTGAAAAAATACTTCAGGAAAGATATGCTGATGTGGGAGGAGAAACTGCACCAAGATATATACGAGCTAATGCCCCAATGGAAGAATGGTTAGAAGGCAGAGGCCCATGCTTTGTAGACACAAGAGAAATGTCAGATAAAGATATAAAGGACATGAAAACAGACTATTTAAATGAAAGACCATCTTATGTATTATTTTTAGCTGCAAGGGGCCAGGACCTAAAGGAAGAACCTATTGAGATATATGGAAATGATCCATATATTGTTGGGGGACACACAGCCAGCGGCTATTGGCTAAATGCAGAAGATTGGAGTACTAGCGTACCTGGCTTATTTGCCTGTGGTGACGTTGCAGGTGGAGTACCTAATAAATTTGTTGGTGGCTGCGCAGCAGAGGGGCTTCTTGCAGCAAGGGGAGCATTAGATTATATAGCCAAAGTGGGGGACTCAAGTGTTGAGGTTGAGGAAGGGCAGATTGAAGATGAAAAGGAAAGAATCTATGCACCATTGTTCAGAATGGCAAAAGAAGGCGATGGCATTAAACCTCTAGAGATGGAGGAAAGGATGCAGAGATTAATGGATGAATATGCTGGTGGAGTTCATCAATTCTTTCGAATGAATGAAGAGCAGCTAAAATATGCTCTAAAGCATATTACAATGCTTCAAAGCCAGGTTAAATACCTTATAGCAGAAGATTACTTTGACTTAATGTCAGCCCATGAAGTAATAGACAGGCTGGATGTGGCAGAAGTTCTAATTCATCATTTAATGTTTAGAAAAGAGACAAGATGGCCGGGCTGGCAGACTAGAACTGATTATCCAGAAAAAAATGATGCTGAGTATGGAGATTACTTTGTAAATACTGTTAAGGATTTACAAACTGGAGAGGTAAAAGCTTTTAAAAGAAAATATGAACAGATAGTACCTGGCGACAGGTTAAAACCATAAAAGGAGGGGATCACCTTATGCCACCCAAAATTGACATTAATAAATGTGATGGATGCAAAGCAGAAGAAGAACCATTGTGCGATCAAATCTGTCCAGGTAATTTAATGAAATTAAATGAAAATAACAAGGCTGAATGTAGAGCCAGCAGGGACTGCTGGGACTGCATGTCATGTACAAAAATATGCCCACAAGGTGCTATAGAGACGAAACTCCCTTACCAGCTAGGGTACTATCCGGCAAAGCTCATCCCAAAAGTAGGAACGGATAAAATCATGTGGACCTGTGTGGATATAAATGGCAAAGTAGAAAGGTATGTTATAAAAACTCGCAATAACTAGGAGGATTTCCAAAATGTCTAAGGTAGGAGTAGTATTATGCCGCTGCAATTCTCTTATTGATAAGAAAATTGACATAACATATATCAAGGAAAAGTTGACTGGAGATAAGAATATTTCTTCCATTATTGAAGTTGATATGTTATGCAGTCCTGTGGGTCGAGACACCTTTGAAAAGCTTGCCATGGATAATAGTATTGATAGGTTTGTTGTGGCGGCCTGCTCCCCCTTTGCTAAAGGTACAGTTCTTACAAATTATGCAACCAATCTAGGCATTTCATTAGGCTTGTTTGAAATAGTGAATATTAGAGAGCAATGTGCCTGGGTCCATGATATGGAAGGAGCAACACAAAAGGGCTTGATACTTATTAAAATGGGTCTAAACAGGATTATAAAAGCAAAACCAGATCCGGATACAGAACCAGATAGCTGTATCTTGAAATGTGCTAAAATCAATGAACTAAAATGTGATAAATGCAAACGCTGTTTAGAGGAGTGTCCCAACAATGCCATTAGCTTAAAAGAGAATGGCTACCCATTGATTAATAGACAGATTTGCCAAGCTTGTGGCGTATGTATGGGTGGCTGCCCCCTGGGAGTTATATCATTGCCCAGCTTAAAGATTGAAGAAATCAGCCATATGTTAAAAGCAATACCAGGTGAAAGCCTTCCGGCAATAGCGGGTTTCTTTTGTGACTTTGCTTATGAGGAAGCAGACCTAATGGGACATATGGGTGCCAAATATCCAACTAACCTTTATATAATCAGAGTGCCTTGTTCAGGTGCAGTTAATATGATTACAGTAAATGATGCCATTGGAGAAGGGTTAGATGGAGTTTTGATTGCAGGATGTGAAGCCAGTCAGTGTGAAAGGAAAAAGGGCAATGAGCTGGCTAGATATAGAATAGAAAATTTTCAAAAAAATTTGGAAGAGCAGTTTTTGGAGAGGGAGAGACTAACCTATATTTCTCTAGGTGAGGGCTATAAGGAGGCCTCTGCAATAAACCAGGAAAAATGTAATAAATGTGGTTTCTGCAGGCAGATATGTCCATATGGTGCTGTTAAAATCCAGGGAGATAGCAGTTATCAGATCCATGCAAAGGCCTGTCGTTTATGTGGAACATGTGCAGCTTCATGTAAAGCCGGTGCAATTGTAGTTCCAGATTCCAGTGATAAGAAGATAATGGACGCTATTGCCACTATACTAGCTAGTTGAAATTGGAGGTAAATATGGGCATAAACCTATTAATATGCAGCTATGAAAAGTGCTTGGACAACAAAATAGATATTTTTAATATTAAAGAAAGCTTTGAAAAACATGGGTGTGAAGTGGTTGTGCACCAAAATTTCTGTGAAGAGGTGGCTAAAAGCTTAAAAATTGAGCTGTTCAGCAGTCCTCAGAAACCAACAGTATTTGCCGGATGTTCACCCTCTGTCATGGAGAAAAAGCTAAAATTTCTATTTGATGCACCCCTGGAAGTAGCTAATATTAGAGAACAGTGTGCCTGGTCATGTGATAACACTAAAGATGCAACCAATCTTTGCAAAAAAATTATAAATTTAGCTGTTAATCAGGTTAAATACTGTCGAAAATCTGGTAAACGAGATAACGTTTTAGGTAATACCATTGAGGAATATGTGTCCTTAATTGAAAACTATGGGCCTAACCCGTTTAAAATGTAAAGCTCTGGAGAGATTTATAACCCAGGGCTTTACTTTTGTCTTATAATCTTCACCATATATACATATTTTCCAGTAGGAAATTAAGTGTCAGATGAAGAAATAATTACTATTGTGTAAAAAAAGGAATTCATGGAGGTGCTTTATGACAATCAATGTTACTTTCAATACAGGTGAGAATTTAGAGATTAACCCTGGGACCTCTTTGCTGGAAATCACTAGAATGATTGAGCAGCCGGCATACCCCTTTGTTGCCGCAGCAGTTAATAATGAGCTCAGGGATCTTCACTACAGGATTTATGAACCATCTAAAGTAGGCTTCATAGATTTAACAACTGATATAGGCAACAGGATATATGTAAGAAGTCTAAGTATTGTTTTCATAAGAGCTGCCCGGGAAGTGATACCCAACTGTGATGTAATGGTTGAACATTCACTCTCAAAGGGATTATATTGTGAAATAAGGGGTAAATCACTTACAACAGCTTTAGTGAAAAACATAGAGAAGAGGATGAAAGAAATAATAGATGCTGATGAGCCTATAGAAAAGATAGAGGTTTCAAAAGAAGAAGCATTAGAAATATTTGAAGGTTATGGACAACACGATAAAATTAAAATGCTGCAGTTTTTGCCTTCATCTAAAGGGAAGATCTACAGATGTGGGTGGATGTATGATTTTTTCTATGGATATCTAGTTCCTAGTACCGGATATTTAAAAAAATTTACTCTCCAATTTCATTTACCAGGCGTAATAATACGTTTTCCTTTAGCCCAAAATCCAGATACCATACCTCCCTTTGAGCCCCAACCAAAGTTAGCAAGAATATTTTATGAAGCTGAAAGATGGGCAGAAATTTTGGAGGTCAATACTATTGCAGATTTAAACGAAGCCATTGCCAATGGAAGTATATCAAAATTAATCAAGGTGGCTGAAGCCCTTCATGAGAAGAAGGTTGCAAATATTGCAGATGAAATAGAAAAATACAAGGATAGGGGTAATATTATCCTTATTGCCGGCCCTTCCTCTTCAGGAAAGACAACCTTTGCTGAACGGCTTATGATTCAGCTAATGGTTAATGGCTTAAAACCCATATCCATATCAATGGATGACTATTTTGTAGATAGAGATAAAACTCCCATTGATGAGAATGGGGAATATGACTTTGAAGCCATTGAGGCCCTGGATCTGGAATTATTAAATGAACACCTGACCCAGCTTATTCAAGGGGAAGAGGTAGAGGTTCCTGTTTTTAATTTTAAGCTTGGAAAAAGAGAATTTTTAGGTCATAAAATAAAAATAAGGCCTGAACAGCCCATTATTATTGAAGGAATACATGGCCTAAATGAAAAGCTAACCTATTCAATACCCAAGGATCATAAATTCAAAATTTATATTTCATGTTTAACCCAGTTAAACATTGACAATCATAACAGAATTCCTACTACTGATATAAGAAAGCTTAGAAGGCTTGTTCGAGACCATCAATTTAGAGGCCTTAGCGCTTTAGATACTTTAAGAATCTGGCCTTCAGTCAGAAGGGGAGAGGATAGAAATATATTTCCCTTCCAGGAAGACGCAGATATAATGTTTAATTCATCATTAATATATGAATTGGCAGTCTTAAAAGAATATGCACAGCCCCTGTTACTTGAAATAACCAGGGAAAGCCCTGATTATATTGAGGCACAGAGATTATTAAGGTTTTTGACCTATGTGCTGCCTTTAGATGGAAAAGAGATACCTTTGAATTCCATTATCAAGGAGTTTATAGGCTAGAATTTAATAAACCCACCCAGTAAATGCACCATAATTAAACTTATAATGGTTACTGATATGGCAGCCACCATGCCAATGTAAAAAGGTTTAAGACCCAGGCCCTTAAATACACCAATATTAGTTGCAAGTCCTATGCCTGCCATGGCAATCCCCAGCATGTATTTAGAGCCTAGCGTGCTTAGGCTTCTCCAGAGGGTCTGCCAGGCGTCTGGATTAAGTGCACCAAAGGCTAGTCCCTGGGACGTTACTCCAGCATCACCTATAGTTCTGATAATAGCCAGGGATAGAAAGCCTAATACAAATAAGGGTATTAGTTTATACCAGTTATACAGGTTTTTGTCATTAGCACCTGTTCTATCAGCAACAATGTTCAGGTAATAGTAAGACATTATGGGAACTATTACTACAAGCAGAGAATTCCTGGTTAACTTGGTTATCGTTGCAATATCTATTACCTGAGCCATATTATAAACTTGATCGTAGATTAACGCAGCACCGGCAACCTGGGCAGTTTCATGTATTGCTGTTCCCAAAAACAGGCCAGCTTTGATTGGATCATTTTGAAAAATATAAAAAGCTAAATATGGGTAAAAAAACATGGCAATAATACCAAATAGGGTTACATTGGCAATGGCATAAGCTATTTCCTCATCATTTGCCTTAATCCCTGGGGAAGTTCCTACAATGGCTGTTACACCACAAATACTAGTGCCTACAGCAGTTAGTACGCCTAGTCTTTGGGATTGATGCAGCCATTTTGTAATCCAAAGGGTGACAAATAGTCCAGTCAATACACTAGCAAGAATAATTGGCAGTCCCCATGAGCCTAACTTGAGGACATCCAGAAAGCTTAGCCTGATGCCTAATAGAACTATCCCAAACTTTAACATAAAATGAATGGAAAAAATAACACCATCCTTAAAAATAAGGGGTAATCCAAAGATATTTCTAATTAATAGTCCCAGGATAACAGCCAGGAAAATTCCTGAGATTGGGCTGGAGGCATTTTCCAGACCCTGTAATCTAGTAATTACTTGACCAATAATATCTGCAATTACTCCACCTAATAGCATTACTGCAAAACAGAAAGCAATACCTGGCAGTACTTGTTTGATTTTTTTCATAAACCTTCGCTCCTTTTTTAACCTCCGGGGTATTGCACTTAATTATACTTTACTTTGCCCTCGTGTGGTTATTCGAATATCCTAAGCCCTTGATAACAAATGGATATGGCATAAACACAACAATAAAGATTTTAAATAGGATATTTTAGATGATATTAATCCTTTAACGCTCTTCAGATAGGGGTTTTGGCTTTGATATTCATTTATCTTTTTTTTATAAAAAGAAAGGTGTAAAGGAAAAATTAACCCAAATAACAAAGTCCTCCTGTCAAGCATATAATAGATAGAAACTTAGTTTGTTAAATCTATTATGGATAACCTTGAAAGGGGGGATTTTTATGTTTTTTACCCATGAGATACAGACTGGAGAAACTTTGGAAAACCTGGCCCAGCGTTTTGATACCACAGTTGAAGAAATAATGAATTACAATGAAATAAGAAACCCTACTAGAATATCAGCACGAACTGTAATCATTATTCCAGTCC
The DNA window shown above is from Desulfitibacter alkalitolerans DSM 16504 and carries:
- a CDS encoding PIG-L deacetylase family protein, whose translation is MRVSKKLPIAVGGLAVLSGLYLKRLFAMKLSVGEKIALYNGEKILNTYKNILAFSAHPDDLEFFAGGTLALLTGRGYRVTVVDITDGEKGVRRKNLAPVRRNEQRNASRALKISELEFLHFPDLKLAESELLTPVIERIIAKIEPDVVFTFDYRYPIRAIRHPDHIAVGKVVTEAAKGIKGKLPEIVYYASRRPNSIIDISDAIEKKVRAVRCHKSQLRFSHRVYDLLIKLFARYSAKKTVLKHAETFRIE
- a CDS encoding YeiH family protein — its product is MSQDSKLKRSGISELWRKEDWWAVWLGVVIMAGALVSILTEPALPKRWGREGVESILASVPGDIVSGILLTGVICLAVFSLSIWFTKREIFGKFVAAFPVIFILAIVAYILGNYAPWRHYGFNDVIWALVIGLLISNTIKTPIFLRGAMHTELYIKTGLVLLGASILFDRMLALGLMGLGVAWVVTPIVVIFMYWFSQRFLKMQENRGLAITIAASTSVCGVSAAIAAGAASKARKEEISLAISVTLIFTVLMMIGMPALVRLLNIDPIVGGAWLGGTIDSTGAVVAAGAMLGDNAMEVASVIKMVQNIMVGIIAFGIAIFWVVVYEKRSLGETSVGPKEIWIRMPKFILGFIGASIVFSLFIPEALVETSLEAIDGYRGFFFTLAFVSIGLESNFGEMAKMVKGGKPLTLYLIGQSFNVILTLIAAYIFFSGYFFKLPF
- a CDS encoding Crp/Fnr family transcriptional regulator, encoding MIKKNDFLVRLTAQEKEIYKDIAFKLNFQKNNIIFANGDQPDYVYLIESGLVKIYRLNSDGDAITVAIRHSGELFGLAEAVLDEPRKCFAQAIDNASLLAVKNNDWKTILKTMPELSLKVNRMLALRLRRAEEIIYDLITYNVSGRLASLLLHLQDQCGCQTIDGIVLNIKLTHSEIAAIIGSTRQSVTQILNEFKDEGVIKINDKKIIVTNKNKLQSKIY
- a CDS encoding SLC13 family permease, producing the protein MSSESNTSTVTENTLVNQGVLSSLTPEEKKKCISLLIATAIMLGFHYGPAIPGLEPNGQSILGIFFWFMIVLITNSLHGFVVGFASPVLIIMLTDLKIGEAFNAFTGDAFFLAIGAFTFAAIMTATPLGKRITVWITDLFRSVRVPRIFFGLSAADFAISGFLPTVAETGLMLPLAKGFSSLTKDKEHLPEVQRMNKGLFLLVVGLMPLFTSLLILTAHFPNILWAGYMGEIGYTITWTDWLVLNLPLWGLMPVVFIYVVSYYKLWKVEIPGAADEMPRLKKELGKITWPEKWALISLGICLFLWVTEKYLHNIGTGMVALILLVLIFLPFSKIKFKEISPHIMWDVWILLGGAISLGTALFRSGAVDWMVRLILNPVEHIIIGLPAILILIVVVFVIQIPRAGIVSAAAMGAMFIPLTMSLGPELGFNVLPFSLIVTNCLSYAFLLPMSITAFFIAWGASGMSMGEVIKFGVPLTIICNVYTIVTMAIWLPLIGYPLMM
- a CDS encoding adenylyl-sulfate reductase subunit alpha, translating into MTATAKEKFPKSSEEVSVKVLETDFLIIGAGNAGCFAAIEAKRINPDVKVTLLEKAHIDRSGCLAAGMDAINTYLKKGKTIDEFVRWSRSQAGGLLREDLFIKIAENLNQPIEEWEQWGLPIKKDEETGEYAHRGKWDIVIQGESMKPILAEKVKEYGCEVINKVIATNYLIKDGRVVGAFGFGIKDGAMYIIKAKATCVATGGAAGLYKNYTSDATDSHHQMWYCPFNNGAGYAMGIRAGAEMTTFEMRWCATRTKDFNGPIDTISVGYGTPMINAKGEKILQERYADVGGETAPRYIRANAPMEEWLEGRGPCFVDTREMSDKDIKDMKTDYLNERPSYVLFLAARGQDLKEEPIEIYGNDPYIVGGHTASGYWLNAEDWSTSVPGLFACGDVAGGVPNKFVGGCAAEGLLAARGALDYIAKVGDSSVEVEEGQIEDEKERIYAPLFRMAKEGDGIKPLEMEERMQRLMDEYAGGVHQFFRMNEEQLKYALKHITMLQSQVKYLIAEDYFDLMSAHEVIDRLDVAEVLIHHLMFRKETRWPGWQTRTDYPEKNDAEYGDYFVNTVKDLQTGEVKAFKRKYEQIVPGDRLKP
- a CDS encoding 4Fe-4S binding protein, encoding MPPKIDINKCDGCKAEEEPLCDQICPGNLMKLNENNKAECRASRDCWDCMSCTKICPQGAIETKLPYQLGYYPAKLIPKVGTDKIMWTCVDINGKVERYVIKTRNN
- a CDS encoding hydrogenase iron-sulfur subunit — its product is MSKVGVVLCRCNSLIDKKIDITYIKEKLTGDKNISSIIEVDMLCSPVGRDTFEKLAMDNSIDRFVVAACSPFAKGTVLTNYATNLGISLGLFEIVNIREQCAWVHDMEGATQKGLILIKMGLNRIIKAKPDPDTEPDSCILKCAKINELKCDKCKRCLEECPNNAISLKENGYPLINRQICQACGVCMGGCPLGVISLPSLKIEEISHMLKAIPGESLPAIAGFFCDFAYEEADLMGHMGAKYPTNLYIIRVPCSGAVNMITVNDAIGEGLDGVLIAGCEASQCERKKGNELARYRIENFQKNLEEQFLERERLTYISLGEGYKEASAINQEKCNKCGFCRQICPYGAVKIQGDSSYQIHAKACRLCGTCAASCKAGAIVVPDSSDKKIMDAIATILAS
- a CDS encoding nucleoside kinase; this encodes MTINVTFNTGENLEINPGTSLLEITRMIEQPAYPFVAAAVNNELRDLHYRIYEPSKVGFIDLTTDIGNRIYVRSLSIVFIRAAREVIPNCDVMVEHSLSKGLYCEIRGKSLTTALVKNIEKRMKEIIDADEPIEKIEVSKEEALEIFEGYGQHDKIKMLQFLPSSKGKIYRCGWMYDFFYGYLVPSTGYLKKFTLQFHLPGVIIRFPLAQNPDTIPPFEPQPKLARIFYEAERWAEILEVNTIADLNEAIANGSISKLIKVAEALHEKKVANIADEIEKYKDRGNIILIAGPSSSGKTTFAERLMIQLMVNGLKPISISMDDYFVDRDKTPIDENGEYDFEAIEALDLELLNEHLTQLIQGEEVEVPVFNFKLGKREFLGHKIKIRPEQPIIIEGIHGLNEKLTYSIPKDHKFKIYISCLTQLNIDNHNRIPTTDIRKLRRLVRDHQFRGLSALDTLRIWPSVRRGEDRNIFPFQEDADIMFNSSLIYELAVLKEYAQPLLLEITRESPDYIEAQRLLRFLTYVLPLDGKEIPLNSIIKEFIG
- a CDS encoding YeiH family protein; protein product: MKKIKQVLPGIAFCFAVMLLGGVIADIIGQVITRLQGLENASSPISGIFLAVILGLLIRNIFGLPLIFKDGVIFSIHFMLKFGIVLLGIRLSFLDVLKLGSWGLPIILASVLTGLFVTLWITKWLHQSQRLGVLTAVGTSICGVTAIVGTSPGIKANDEEIAYAIANVTLFGIIAMFFYPYLAFYIFQNDPIKAGLFLGTAIHETAQVAGAALIYDQVYNMAQVIDIATITKLTRNSLLVVIVPIMSYYYLNIVADRTGANDKNLYNWYKLIPLFVLGFLSLAIIRTIGDAGVTSQGLAFGALNPDAWQTLWRSLSTLGSKYMLGIAMAGIGLATNIGVFKGLGLKPFYIGMVAAISVTIISLIMVHLLGGFIKF